A portion of the Salmo trutta chromosome 1, fSalTru1.1, whole genome shotgun sequence genome contains these proteins:
- the LOC115208161 gene encoding nuclear distribution protein nudE-like 1-B produces the protein MDTDMIPTFTSKDQEIDYWKALSLKYNNSYHEAQEELLEFQEGSRELEAELEAQLGQAEHRIRDLHTENQRLKSELDNLKEKLEQQYAQSYKQVSMLEDDLGQTRGIKEQLHKYVRELEQANDDLERAKRATIVSLEDFEGRLNQAIERNAFLESELDEKESLLVSVQRLKDEARDLRQEMVVRERTADRMSAPSSPTLDMDKMDSAVQASLSLPVTPVGKGMEHPFINPKSSVLTNGCGPGGSPLTPSARISALNIVGDLLRKVGALESKLAACRNFAKDQAVRKTYSTSSTNMITGNRNLINSNATKFSHSLHTTYYDKTAVNGLDPSTLTALASPRTVSPPGMLPLTV, from the exons TTACCATGAGGCCCAGGAGGAGTTGTTGGAGTTCCAGGAAGGGAGCAGAGAGCTGGAGGCGGAGTTAGAGGCCCAGCTAGGACAGGCTGAACACCGCATCAGAGACCTGCACACAGAGAACCAAAGACTGAAGAGCGAGTTGGACAACCTCAAG GAGAAGTTGGAGCAGCAGTATGCTCAGAGCTATAagcaggtctccatgttagaggATGACCTGGGACAGACCAGAGGAATCAAGGAACAGCTTCATAAATACGTCAGAGAACTGGAGCAGGCCAACGATGACCTGGAGAGAGCCAAGAG ggCGACCATCGTATCTCTGGAGGACTTTGAGGGTCGTCTGAACCAGGCCATAGAGAGGAATGCCTTCCTGGAGAGTGAGCTGGATGAGAAGGAGTCTCTACTGGTCTCAGTACAGAGACTGAAGGATGAAGCCAGAG acctgaGACAGGAGATGGTGGTGAGGGAGAGGACTGCAGACAGGATGTCAGCCCCCAGCTCTCCTACCCTGGACATGGACAAGATGGACTCTGCTGTCCAGGCCTCCCTGTCCCTGCCTGTCACCCCTGTAGGGAAGGGTATGGAACACCCGTTCATCAACCCTAAATCATCAG tgttAACAAATGGCTGTGGGCCTGGTGGCTCACCTCTGACCCCATCAGCAAGAATCTCTGCTCTTAATATTGTTGGGGACCTTCTTAGAAAAGTGGGG GCGCTGGAGTCCAAGCTGGCTGCATGTAGGAACTTTGCCAAGGACCAGGCAGTGAGGAAAACCTACTCCACGTCATCCACCAACATGATCACTGGGAACAGAAACCTCATCAACAGCAACGCCACCAAGTTCTCCCACTCACTACACACCACCTACTACGACAAAAC GGCTGTGAATGGACTGGACCCCAGCACCCTGACTGCCCTGGCGTCACCCCGGACTGTCTCCCCTCCTGGCATGCTGCCTCTCACCGTTTAG